The following are encoded together in the Ezakiella massiliensis genome:
- the atpF gene encoding F0F1 ATP synthase subunit B codes for MDITINVFPDLLNFSVTLITTLVLYLGLRHLLFKPVTEFLNNRKAHIEENIKSAENLKLEAEELRNDYASRIEEANNEARDILANARNNSDKIVSSAKSEAESEKVRIIASANREAEEMKQKAFSNLKDEIVDLAILTAKDLSDVEHNPETARKFTDKRIKDLGEVKWQK; via the coding sequence ATGGATATTACTATTAATGTATTTCCCGATCTTCTTAATTTTTCTGTTACTTTAATTACAACATTAGTTCTGTATTTAGGATTAAGACATCTCTTGTTTAAACCTGTTACTGAATTTTTAAATAATAGAAAGGCCCATATTGAAGAAAATATCAAATCAGCTGAAAATTTAAAGTTAGAAGCTGAAGAATTGAGAAATGATTACGCATCTAGAATCGAAGAAGCTAACAATGAAGCTAGAGATATCCTTGCAAATGCAAGAAATAATTCAGATAAAATCGTTTCCAGTGCAAAGAGTGAGGCTGAATCAGAAAAGGTTAGAATCATAGCAAGTGCTAATAGAGAAGCTGAAGAAATGAAGCAAAAGGCATTTTCAAATCTTAAAGATGAGATTGTTGATCTTGCAATTCTTACAGCAAAAGACTTATCTGATGTTGAACATAATCCTGAAACCGCTAGAAAATTCACTGATAAGAGAATTAAGGATCTAGGAGAAGTAAAATGGCAAAAATAG
- the atpH gene encoding ATP synthase F1 subunit delta — MAKIANVYANSLFELAKEQDKIDVCKQAYDDFIEIYRAENLKNIFSNPIIDDKDKIELIDKICESQERIFKNFLKVLVRKGRENHIEECYTEFSNIVSQEKNEVTVEIKAAKKLSDEQINQIVGGIEKSMGKKVVVKETIDPNLLMGFDVLVDGELLDLSLDATFERLRKKLKKIEVKL, encoded by the coding sequence ATGGCAAAAATAGCTAATGTTTATGCAAATAGCTTATTTGAACTTGCCAAAGAACAAGATAAGATTGATGTTTGTAAACAAGCATATGATGACTTTATTGAAATTTACAGGGCCGAAAATTTAAAGAATATTTTCTCAAATCCTATCATCGATGATAAGGATAAGATTGAGCTTATAGACAAGATTTGTGAAAGCCAGGAGAGAATTTTCAAAAACTTTTTAAAAGTTTTGGTTAGGAAAGGCCGTGAAAATCATATTGAAGAATGCTATACAGAATTTTCCAATATTGTTTCTCAAGAAAAAAATGAAGTCACAGTGGAAATAAAAGCTGCAAAAAAATTAAGCGACGAACAAATCAATCAAATAGTTGGCGGCATTGAAAAAAGCATGGGTAAAAAAGTTGTCGTTAAAGAAACTATAGACCCAAATCTTTTGATGGGCTTTGATGTGCTTGTCGATGGCGAGCTGTTAGATTTATCGCTAGATGCAACTTTTGAAAGACTAAGAAAGAAATTAAAGAAGATAGAGGTGAAATTATGA
- the atpA gene encoding F0F1 ATP synthase subunit alpha, whose protein sequence is MMKPEEITSIIKSMIERYDDDISTSEVGTIIEVGDGIARLYGLDNCMAGELLEFENGIYGMAQNLEEDNVGVVLLGSESALKEGMKAKRTGRIVEVPVGDNLIGRVVNPLGQPIDGKGTIEAKKFRPIESKAPGVIERKSVSVPLQTGIKTIDSIIPIGRGQRELIIGDRQTGKTAIAVDTIINQKKENVICIYVAIGQKMSTVAGIVETLEKHGAMDYTIVVSASASELAPIQYIAPYAGVAMAEEFMSQGKDVLIIYDDLSKHAVAYRSMSLLLRRPPGREAYPGDVFYIHSRLLERAARMDDRYGGGSITALPIIETQAGDISQYIPTNVISITDGQIFLETELFFSGQRPAVNAGLSVSRVGGNAQNKAMKKVSGGIKLELAQYRELSAFAQFGSELDQDTQDRLNNGMKILEILKQSQYSPMPVTNQILILFALTKGFLKDIPVEKVKEFESQFLSYINDTHLDLVNELDEVKDITPEIESKIIDAINEFKSVYKF, encoded by the coding sequence ATGATGAAACCTGAAGAGATTACCTCGATCATCAAATCGATGATTGAAAGGTATGATGATGATATATCTACTTCGGAAGTTGGAACCATAATTGAAGTTGGGGATGGTATTGCTCGTTTGTACGGCCTTGACAATTGTATGGCAGGGGAGCTTTTAGAGTTTGAAAATGGCATCTATGGTATGGCTCAAAACCTTGAAGAAGACAATGTTGGTGTCGTATTATTGGGTAGCGAATCCGCCCTTAAAGAAGGTATGAAGGCTAAGAGAACTGGTCGTATTGTTGAAGTTCCTGTTGGTGACAATCTTATCGGAAGGGTTGTTAATCCTCTAGGTCAACCAATAGACGGCAAGGGAACTATTGAAGCAAAAAAATTTAGACCAATAGAATCTAAAGCACCAGGCGTTATTGAAAGAAAATCAGTTTCTGTTCCTTTACAAACTGGTATTAAAACCATCGACTCAATTATTCCAATCGGAAGAGGGCAGCGTGAACTTATTATAGGTGATAGACAAACAGGTAAGACCGCTATTGCTGTAGATACAATTATCAACCAAAAGAAAGAAAATGTAATCTGCATCTATGTAGCAATTGGACAAAAGATGTCGACAGTTGCTGGGATTGTAGAAACACTGGAAAAACATGGGGCCATGGACTATACAATTGTTGTTAGTGCAAGTGCAAGTGAACTTGCTCCTATTCAATATATCGCTCCTTATGCTGGTGTTGCAATGGCTGAAGAATTTATGAGCCAAGGCAAGGATGTTTTAATCATTTATGATGACTTGAGTAAGCACGCTGTTGCTTATCGTTCAATGTCACTATTATTGAGACGTCCACCTGGACGTGAAGCTTATCCTGGTGATGTTTTCTATATTCACTCAAGATTGCTAGAAAGAGCTGCTAGAATGGACGATAGATATGGCGGAGGAAGTATAACTGCTCTACCAATTATTGAAACACAAGCTGGCGATATTTCTCAATATATTCCTACTAATGTTATTTCCATTACAGATGGACAAATATTCCTTGAAACAGAGTTGTTCTTCTCAGGACAAAGACCTGCAGTTAATGCTGGACTTTCAGTTTCTCGTGTAGGTGGCAACGCTCAAAACAAGGCTATGAAAAAAGTTTCAGGTGGTATTAAGCTTGAACTTGCCCAATATAGAGAATTAAGTGCTTTTGCACAGTTTGGAAGTGAACTTGATCAAGACACACAAGATAGACTTAACAATGGTATGAAAATTCTTGAAATCTTAAAGCAATCACAATATTCTCCAATGCCTGTAACAAATCAAATTTTAATATTGTTTGCACTCACAAAGGGATTTTTGAAAGATATTCCTGTGGAAAAAGTTAAGGAATTTGAATCTCAATTCTTAAGTTATATTAACGATACTCATCTTGATCTTGTCAATGAACTTGATGAGGTTAAGGATATTACTCCTGAAATAGAAAGCAAGATTATAGATGCAATTAATGAGTTTAAATCTGTTTATAAGTTTTAG